In the genome of Acanthopagrus latus isolate v.2019 chromosome 4, fAcaLat1.1, whole genome shotgun sequence, the window AGCTACACTGAAAGTCTTAGGTGTGTTCAGAGTGAATagataaaaatatgaaatacaaagGATTATAAATGAACACACTTTGTATGGATTTAGTAGAGTATTATCATTGGAGTACTAGAAATGTGTACTTGAGTCTTAGTTATCTGGACTTGAGTCAACTGAAGTCACCATTTTGATGACCTTGACAGGAAATAAATGGTTTGAGACTCGACTAGGAAATTGTAAATTAAAACTTGTGACTTGACTTGTGACATGATGATTCAAAAGACTTACCTTAACCTTGGACCAAATGACCTGAGTCAGAAATCTGTTGTGTACATATTGTGATTTACTTCACAAAGATGTCGGTATGATCAAACtcaatcaacatttttatttcatctcttaAAACAGGCAGAAATCAGCATTCGTGCAATCCAAAGCCTGAATCCCACCTCATCCGTCTACCACACGATTGCTACCAAAACAGCACCGACTCCTTTTACTACGATGTTGGAAAGTGCCCCTCATCTACATGTACTGGACAGCTGGACAATGGCATCAGGTGCAAAGACAAAGTGTCTTACTGCTGTGGTGTgcaaaagatggaggagaggcagcTTACATGCCAGGGCTACCAGCTGCCCACCATGGTGGTGACTGAGTGTGgctgtcagaaatgtgtcagCACCAAGGCCATTGTGTATGGTAGGGCCATTGCTGCAGACAATGGGGAACCAATGAGGTTTGGCCATATCTTCATGAATGGAGTCCGAATCAGCCGCACAGGCTACAAAGGTACATTCTCTGTCCAGGTTCCTCCAGACACAGAGAGGCTAGTCTTGACTTTTGTGGACAACATGCAGAAATTTGTCAACACCACAAAAGTACTTCCATTCAACATGAAAGGGGGGTCTGTTTACCATGAGATCAAACTTCTACGAAAGAAAGCTCCTGTGACCATAAGCTCTACAGAACTCAACACTCTGGAGCTTGGGGAGGTGGAGGGTCAAGAGGCAATGGTCCAAATCCAGATTCCACCTAATTCCTTCtatacagagagaggagaagtctTCACGGGTAATGTAAATGCTAGCGTGACGTTTCTTGACCCTAGAGATGTatccacagctgctgcagctcaaagCGATCTCAACTTTGTAGGAGATGATGGAGATACCCTGCCGCTGAGAACCTACGGGATGTTCTCAGTTGACTTTAGGGGTGAGGAAAACAATGAGCCCCTGAACGCAGGTGAAGTGAAGGTGTTCCTGGACTCTGCCCAGGTGAAGATGTCTGAGCACCTTAATACCATGAAGCTTTGGTCGCTGAACCCTGATACTGGCTTgtgggaggaagaaggaagtcTGCtggtggagaagaaaagaagaggaaaaagggaggagagaacCTTTTTGATTGGCAACATGGAGATCAGGGAAAGACGACTGTTTAACTTGGACGTCCCAGAGAACCGCAGATGTTACGTGAAGGTGAGGGCCTTCCGCAGTGAACGCTTCATGCCTAGTGAGCAGGTAGAGGGAGTCGTTGTGAGTCTTATAAACATGGAGCCCACAGCTGGCTACTCCTCTAATCCACGTGCCTGGGGCCGTTTCGATAGCGTCGTCACCGGCCCAAATGGTGCCTGTCTTCCTGCCTTCTGTGATGAACAAAAAGCTGATGCCTACTCTGCCTATGTCATGGCCAACCTTGGAGGAGAGGAGCTTGAGGCTGTCCCTTCTTCTCCCAAACTCAATCCCAACCTCATTGGAGTGCCTCAGCCTTATCTGGACAAGCTGAAATACAGGCGGACTGACCACGAGGACCCCAGAGTGAAGAAGACTGCATTCAGCATCAATGTGGCAAAACCAAGTGccaacacagcagaggaaagcAATGGACCTGTGTACACATTTGAGAACTTGAAAGAATGTGAGGAGGCCCCGTTTAGTGCGTCACACTTCCGCTTTTCAAGAGTAGAAGGAGACCGCTATGATTACAACACAGTGCCATTCAATGAAGATGACCCAATGAGCTGGACGGAGGACTACCTGAGCTGGTGGCCCAAGCCCATGGAATACCGGGCCTGCTACattaaagtcaaagtcaacaGCCCACATGAGATCAATGTGCGGTCCCGCAACATGGGTGGCACCCACCCGAAGACAGTAGGCCAGCTGTATGGTCTCCGAGACACTCGAAGTATCCGTGACATGGACCAGGCagctgtttcagctgtgtgCCTTGAATTCAAGTGCAGTGGGATGTTGTATGACCAAGAACGTGTAGATCGTACCCTTGTGAAAGTGATTCCACAAGGAAGCTGTAAGAGAGATCATGTCAACACAATGCTTCAGGAGTATCTTGTCAACCACCTACCTCTAGCAGTCAACAATGACACCAATGAGTTCACCATGCTGGCGCCTCTTGACCCTCTGGGCCATAACTACGGTATTTACACAGTAACAGACCAAGATCCTCGAACAGCCAAAGAGATTGCACTTGGACGATGCTTTGATGGCACTTCTGATGGTACATCTCGTGTCATGAAGAGCAACGAGGGCATTGCGCTGACGTTCACCTGTGGAGATCGTGAGGTGACACGCCAGAGTGTCTTCCAGGCCCTTCAGAACCCTCAAGGTCAGACACTGACAAGTGTGGTGAGAGGGGATGGGAGACAGAACCGACGGCGCCAGAGGGCCAATGTGCCTCGCAGCAGTCGTAGACGTAGCACCAGGAATCCTACAGGAAGACGAGCTGTCGCCAGTTAAACAACACTGAATATCACAGCTCCACATGAGAACAAAGTCAACACTTGCAATGTAGATGGGAGTGGATAGCATTAACCTTGTTTTGATATGTTTTATATTGacttttttcaaattatttgaaTATGTAACTAAATAACGCTAGGCCAATTTCTTGCAGTTTCTTCCCAAGGAACATTTTCAAtgatttttgtcttattttacattttcgTACTGTGGTCAATATTTACTTGAATCTGTAAATAGAGTATTTATTACACATGCCTTAAAAATAAGTAATCAGTGATCTGGGTGCTGTGTCATCACATTAAAGTCTATCACTGATGTTGTAAACAGgtaaagaaacaacatataCTTTTGACCAGTGATTTATTAAATTAGATGCttataaaacactgcagatgcTGTATCTTCCACACTGTATGTATCCAATTGTCCATGTAAAATTGAAACTGGTCAATTgctagaaaagaaaaggagaaacagcCCCTTTCAACTAACTGTAGCCAATATGAAGACATGGTGGGGTGAAGCCCATAAGCCCCCGCTCCTCATCACACTTGATACAAGCCTGCAGAAGCAATGATTAGGAGACCAGTCATAGCAAGTCAGTCCACTTGCCTGATCCATACTTTTTCAGCATTAGTAGAAATCAAATTAgtaaattacatgttttgtcATGCACAAAAAATACCTATAAGCACTCTTTGCTCCATATTTTCAAGGATATTCCAGAGATGTTTCAAGAGAATGGCTGTGAGGTTTTAAAGTCACAATTATACTTGTCGATCCCTTTAACCTTAACAGTGAATGTCATGTGCTCTCTCTGAAAAAGTACAACTACTACTTACATGTTGCGTCAGTCTTAaatcacccacaatgcaaccttTCTTAAGATAAAGATGAATATTGTATTGAATAATTGTTCTGAATTTGGCAACCAAAGTTATAGATACTATATACTTTCCTGTAAGAACCATCCACAGGTAAGCGATACCTATAATATATACATGACATTCTGGGTATAGAATTTGCATAGAACCTTTTGTTTCTATGTCACTACACTTATAACTGCAATACTGTATCTGCCATTTTGACAGGAgcaacatttaataaaaaatgagcCCGCAAAACTCAGATCACAGCAGTTATGATGTTTTCTCCACTGAAGCTGGGTCAACCAACAGATACTACATgatcatttgtgtgtgagtcGAGGCTGAATGAGACAGAGTAAAGGCAATTCCATATTTATGAACATAAAGAGATGGTGAAACCGGATGCTTCATGGTATAGTCCCTCTGGTCATTGAAGCAAAATGAAGGGGGCAACACATAGTTCAGATTTTCCAGGATGGCACTGGACAGCATGAGAAGGTACAGCTGCATTTCTGAGGGTTGAGAGGAGGAAAGGGCAGTTGCGATGGAGCCAGTGTCACATGAAATCCTCATAGTCTTGGGCGTAGCCACCATCAAATGATGCATAGTCAAGGTCATCTCTCATCTGTGCTTTCAACCCGCCTCCAGGTACAacccctttcttcttcttctttcctttgttttgctgtaaacgcaaacaaaaacacacaaaaaggcaCCCTGTATATGACTATGCATTTACACGACTGGTTTGATTTCTACTCAAGAGCATACATTTGGTGACTGGGCTTGGTAAACAGCACCCCCTACAGAATAGTAAAAACAGATCAATATTAATCTGTGAATTAAATTCAAGCATGTGATCACTtactttttcctgtttctgtttttcactaAGTAGGACTGAAAGGGAATTACTGACTTTCTTCAAGTCCTCTACTTCCACtgtaagagaagaagaaaagtagTTGTTAGTCAAGCTCTTGTTGAAATGTAAGTAACCAATATAGTGATCAAGTGTAAACCGATGTGGATCATTTAAGAAGATTGTAAAAGAAACAGGGCTTACATGAAATACAGAGTTCCCGAAACAATGAATCCAAGAAACTTGAATAATGCACAGATTTTTCAAACTGGGTAATCTTTTCTTTCAGCAATTTTTCAAACTCTGTGAAGTCTTCTTTGGAAGATGGACACATGGCATCAATCCCAGTGACACTGTTTGAAGTGCTGCTGACACCTGAAGAAatatagagggaaaaaaaggtacatttttcTTCAAGGAAGAAATAAAGGCAGAGATGCAAAGCACTACTTTTATATTTGACCTCCAGTGTGTAAATAGTGTTCATACTAATGATCCAACTCAAGGGTACAAAAATTGGATGAATTTTGAGGGTGCCAACATAAcagcaaataacaaaaaaatgtagtaAAGGAAAGCTAAACTGAATGTGCTGCAATTTAGAAACAGTGTCACCATTACATAGTTggtccaccagagagcactaGCAAGCTGATTTTTCAATTGTAAAATGTCCGATTAAGTACGTATCTCAGACTAGGTttatgctggaaaaaaaagaactgagttttcacatttgatttttcttgtttgaaGTTTAATTCTGACTTACCAAAAGCATCTTTCGCTAGCTCCAAGTCTGCATCCTCCTGTAATTTCTTCACTCTTAATTTCTCTGCAAGTTGTTCTTCTGGCGTAAGCTCTTCTTGCTGTCATAACAGAGGCCAAAGAGTTAAACATTATTAAAGAAGGCACAGAGGTCAACAGTTTTGTATATTGTACAGAAACCATTTAAGTCAtaaagggggaagaaaaaaaaactcactttttcatCCATTACTTTCCTCAGctcctgctgttttttctttagccggttttctttctctttgatCTTCTCcattaactttttcttttcagaaaccTTTGTCTCTGAAAATTAAAtggaatgaataaaagaaatgcaGATTAAGCAGCCAACTAATTAGGTAATTAACATAGAATACAATGGATTAACATATTTACTGTTTCATTCTAACATACCCGTTTTTGTTATCTctgcttttttctcctcatcttcatcctcatcatcccAATTGTCCTGAGAATTTGAAAAGATGGGATTAGTTGCCATTTTATAAAAAGGGCTACACAGgcaaactgtacaaaaaaaaacacttagtgagagtgagacatcaGTTAATGTGCACAAAACATAACACTAACCGTATGTAACTCACAAAGACAGACTTTTGCAAACAAGGTGCAAAAAATTACCCATACACATCcataattttacaaaaaaaaaaaaacatctaatatattcacacacaccatccagCACAACAATCAAAAATAATTCTAATGATGAGGTGTCTAGAAGGGCTGACAGCTTCAATCAATGCAATTACACGCAAGGAAGAGTCCATTTCCAAAAGTATGCACGGCTAGGTGAGTCCCCATCCACATCTTGAGAATAAAATGGGAAACAATTGGATAGATTATATATTCTCTATCTATTCCATTAACTTCACTTATGAAATTGACATAACATCTGATTATAATGATatgatttcattgttttagAGATGTTTAATGTCCACTGAATAAATCTGAATAATCTGTCATTTAAGACTAACAAAAgattttattaatttgtttgtttggtttgaattCAAAAGAATTTTGTTTCATGTAATACTTAACAAGGTGGGCCATCACTGCTGAGGAAATCTGATTATTTTGTGTGACTGTATATCATCCAAATTGTGATATCTCCCTGTATTCATCTATCTAAATATTGATATACACACTTCTCATAATTAGCTTGGGATATTAGGATGTGTGCACATACATTGATGTGCATGGGTATGCAATAAAAGTCTAATTAAATGTGTCTCATAATTTGTGGGGACCAAATACTAATTTTCAGTAGTGTATAAACAACATATAGGATGTTTACACCGGCCTGACTTGACACAGCTATAAGATGACACTGCTAGTGCTGAGAACTGGTCCAAACATCAAGTTCAAACATGCAACTCAAATTCTGCCAAACAGTAGGTCATGTATGCACACCACTATAATCCACATCATCACTGTTACAAATGTTAATCCTATCATTCacctaaaaaatgtttttcatttaccTAAATTCATTACACTGACTCAGTTATCTCGCCATTTGTTTGCCAAATT includes:
- the LOC119018329 gene encoding cartilage intermediate layer protein 1 → MSMWPLLFTLGITTATVVGVAAQGTWRRDNRESSPSVHHSDDNFEWTTWFNVDHPGGRGDYEQLDAIRFYYRARVCANPRAIEARTTEWVSARETGEKVHADPTVGFWCLNEEQGPDRNCSNYAVRFLCPKDTSVNNQGTWGPWSDWSQCPALCGQVGVQVRSRTCKSLSLPCSGPTLEGKACNGPECPEIDCSLQCVMGRVNAECDACMCEEHILLGSVRGAGGLTAEGATILRSDKLLTLTDHNGHFRVPGICPDGNTTLTVSLQGHATYNAVVPHSSERISVLSVQLKRAEKLHVLSSPESKVRKEGQTAAFCCKVSGTPQPNKYQWFHNNSLLEKQFDSTLVLKDLRLEHSGEYHCRASGPSGAIKTKPATLKVLGRNQHSCNPKPESHLIRLPHDCYQNSTDSFYYDVGKCPSSTCTGQLDNGIRCKDKVSYCCGVQKMEERQLTCQGYQLPTMVVTECGCQKCVSTKAIVYGRAIAADNGEPMRFGHIFMNGVRISRTGYKGTFSVQVPPDTERLVLTFVDNMQKFVNTTKVLPFNMKGGSVYHEIKLLRKKAPVTISSTELNTLELGEVEGQEAMVQIQIPPNSFYTERGEVFTGNVNASVTFLDPRDVSTAAAAQSDLNFVGDDGDTLPLRTYGMFSVDFRGEENNEPLNAGEVKVFLDSAQVKMSEHLNTMKLWSLNPDTGLWEEEGSLLVEKKRRGKREERTFLIGNMEIRERRLFNLDVPENRRCYVKVRAFRSERFMPSEQVEGVVVSLINMEPTAGYSSNPRAWGRFDSVVTGPNGACLPAFCDEQKADAYSAYVMANLGGEELEAVPSSPKLNPNLIGVPQPYLDKLKYRRTDHEDPRVKKTAFSINVAKPSANTAEESNGPVYTFENLKECEEAPFSASHFRFSRVEGDRYDYNTVPFNEDDPMSWTEDYLSWWPKPMEYRACYIKVKVNSPHEINVRSRNMGGTHPKTVGQLYGLRDTRSIRDMDQAAVSAVCLEFKCSGMLYDQERVDRTLVKVIPQGSCKRDHVNTMLQEYLVNHLPLAVNNDTNEFTMLAPLDPLGHNYGIYTVTDQDPRTAKEIALGRCFDGTSDGTSRVMKSNEGIALTFTCGDREVTRQSVFQALQNPQGQTLTSVVRGDGRQNRRRQRANVPRSSRRRSTRNPTGRRAVAS
- the eif3jb gene encoding eukaryotic translation initiation factor 3 subunit J-B, which translates into the protein MADWDAETFEPEEPIKKAAAPLVDKWEGEDEDEDVKDNWDDEDEDEEKKAEITKTETKVSEKKKLMEKIKEKENRLKKKQQELRKVMDEKQEELTPEEQLAEKLRVKKLQEDADLELAKDAFGVSSTSNSVTGIDAMCPSSKEDFTEFEKLLKEKITQFEKSVHYSSFLDSLFRELCISLEVEDLKKVSNSLSVLLSEKQKQEKQNKGKKKKKGVVPGGGLKAQMRDDLDYASFDGGYAQDYEDFM